The following nucleotide sequence is from Candidatus Cloacimonadota bacterium.
GTTGAGTCATGATCGTCTCCTTGTCTGTTAGTTTTGTCAAAACCATCAAAACAAAGAGCGGGATCTGGCTCAACCTTTTTCTTCATCTGCCGTTACCTATTTTACACCAACCTTTGAGACGCTACCCCATAATTTTGAAAGCTATGATTCTGTCATTTTGAGCGGGGTCGTTTTCAATGACCTTATCGGAAACACAAATTTAATTAAAAATAAAGCAAATACTATTCCAGAAATCAACTTATCACAAACATCTGTTACTATGAATGGCAGGAATTGCCTTGTTCGGGTAACTTATCCAGATCAGGATAGGGATCAACTCCAAAGTGTCTTTCCTATGTTTCTCCTTAAACCGAGTGGGTAAGCCCAGCAGGCATCAGATCATGGCGAGGGGTTCGGATCGCTACTCTCACTGCACGCCCACGCTATTGTTCAGTCGCCTTAACTGGCATTTCCTAATCGATTTGAAAAGAGAGCCTGCAACAACTGCCGTATCCAACCCGCTCTTTGCCGCCCCATTTAAGAAATGCCCATGTCCGGGTTATGGCTGCACCGGCACATTGGTTGGCCATCATCCGGACATGGGCTATGCTGTTAAGGTTGGGGGAGGCTTACTTCAGCACCAGTTTTCGGGTCTGCCGCAAATCTCCCTGTTCAAATCTGATCAGATACACTCCCGCAGCCAATCTGCGTCCCCGGCTGTCCTTGGCGTCCCAGACCAGGTCCTGGAAACCCTTTTCCCGGCCTTGGTAGCGGTGGACCAATTCCCCGCGGATGTTGTAGATATCCAGGCTGTAAGCCCGGCTGGAGTCTTTGAGATAGAGGCTGATGCTTGCGCTTGCGGAGAAGGGATTTGGCCAGACGCCCTGGATGCCTCCCACAGCCGGTGCGGAGGGATCATCGGCGGAAACCGTGATCTCGTAAAAAGCATCGGCTATGGCGCTTGGGGTGCAGTTCAGTTTGAACGCCTTGGCTCGCACCGTGGAGCTGGTCTCCAGCCGGATAGGGGCGGAATAGATCTGTGATTGCAGGCAGGGCTCGCTGCCGTCCAGGGTGAAGCGGATCACCGCCTCCGGAGTGGCGCTGCTCAGCACCACATCCACAGAGCCGGTGTAAGAGCCGGGTTCAGGGTTGAAAGTGGGTGTGGCAACCGTGTAGAGCGGCAGCTGGAAATCGGCCTGGGTCTGCAGGTCGGAGCTAACCGCCACATCTGCCAGGCTGACTGATTCATAATCCGGATGACTGGCCGTGAGGGTGTAGGTTTCGGGAACGACAGACAGGGTGTAAACGCCGCATGCGTTGGTGAGCGCGGAAACCGTGCCGGTGGCCACGGTGGCGATGGCCAGCGGGTTTCCGCTCAGATCGGTCACAGTTCCCACGATCACGCCGTTGGTTGCCTTGGCTAGGCTGTTCGAATGCGAGCCGGCGGAAACAGCCGCTCCCGCGACGGCCTTCACCTGCCAGAGATACTCGCCGGGGTTCAGCAGATACCAGTCCGGATCGGTGTAGGCTGTCTCCGCCACATTGGCAGGGGTGATCAGCACGCCATTCGCCGGTTGGTTGTTGATCACTTCATAGCGCCAGACCTGATAAGCATCCGCGCCGCTGAGGGGGGCGCTCCAGCTCAGGTTCACCCAGTTGGCCTGCTGCGTGGCGGTCACGTTGTCCGGGCAGTCGTTGCCCAGGGTCACGGCCAGGGCCACGTTGCTGTAATTGCTGTTGCCGTTGGTGTTGGCAGCCCGTACGCGGTAGTTGTAGCTGGTGGCGGGGTCGAGCCCAATGTCCTCGGCGCTGGTCACATCCGGTCCAGCCCAGTTCACCAGGGCCCAATATCCTCCGGTGGAGCGTTCCACGTAAAATTCCGTCTCGTCGCTGGAATTATCGGTCCAGTTCAGCACCACCCGGGAGGGCGAAACGGCAGTGGCGCTGAGTCCGGAAGGCGCGAAGGGCGGCGCGTTGTGGGCGGGAAAGCTGATGTGGTCCAGCCAGGCGCAGTCGCTGCCGGTGCTCACGCCCTGGTCTTTAACATAGCTCCAGGTGAAGATGCGGGTGCCCGCCGCCACGGGATAGCTGTGGAAATCCCAGTTCAGCAGTCCGGACCACTGGTCCTGTTGCACGCCGTCGATGTAAAAGCGCAGATAGTCGTAGTTTGGTTCGCTGGAAACCATGCTGAAGAAACTCACCGTTCCGGCCTCGACCACCGTGAGGGTGAGGCTGAGCACGCTTTCCTGCAGATGGGTGATCAGGCCGGACCTGGCGGCATGGCTGCCGGAATAGACCGTTTCGCTCTGCACGGTCCAAGGTCCCGAGCTGGGATTCTGCCAAGGATAGAGGTCGAAAAGGCCGGATTCGAAGCCCTCGTTGGCCGCCTGCAGCAGCACCACGTTGATGGAGAAGCTGCGGCTGTTGCTCAGGTTGTCGTAGGCCACCGCGCTGATGGTGTGTTCTCCGGAGGCCAAGCCCGCGGTGCTCCAATCCCAGGCATAGGGGGCTGTAGCATCGGTAAAATCGGGGCTGGGGTTGTCGTCGAGGTAAAAGTTCACGTGTGAGATAAAGCCGTCGCTGTCATTGGCGTTCACGGACACTTGGATGGTGCTGCCCAGGGAATGCACAGAGTTGTTGGCCGGGGCGGTGATCACGCAGGAAGGCATGCCGGGCGCGATGCTGGCCAAAGCGGCACTGGCGTTGATCATGCCATAGCCAGTATAGCGGTCCCAGCCTGGACCGCCGTCGATGGTCATGTCCGTGGCATTGTTCACGATCGTCAGCCGCACCTGGTCCGGCGTTAGCCCTGAATCCTTGGAAAGGATCAGCCCGGCTACTCCCGCCGCGTAGGGCGTGGCACAGGAGGTGCCGTTGAAGTTGGTGCTGTAGCCACCGGTGCGGGTGGTGGCGGGCAGGATGGTGGCTGCCATGATGTCCACGGCCTTGGGGTCGTCCTGGACGTTTACGCCGTAGTTCGAGCCCCACCAGTTCTGGCCGTCGGAGGAAGTGGTGCTTTTCCTCTGGCCGGTGGGACTGGCCGCTCCCACGCTGATCACGGCCGTGTGGTTGGAGGGATAGGCAATGGAGGAAGTGTTGGAGTTAGCGGTGGCGGCAAAGATCACGCAGCCTTCGTTGTAGGCATAATAGAGGGCGGCGTCGCTGGCGGGGTTGTCGCCTTCATCGGCCCCGTCCTCGGCGCCCAAACTCATGCTGATCACGTGGGCCCCGTTATCCGCGGCGTGGGTGATGGCGTTGGTGATGCTGGTGAAGGTCATGCCGCCGGAATTATTCATCACCTTGAGGGGCATGATGCTGCAGCCTCCAGCCACCCCGGCCACGCCGATGCCGTTGTTGGTCTCGCCGGCCGCGACCCCGGCGCACTGAGTTCCGTGGCCGTTGGTGTCGGAGGGGTCGTTGTCGTTGGCGCCGTAATCCCAACCAGGCAGGCAGTTGTCGTTCAGGTCCGCGTGGTTGTAGTTAACGCCGCTGTCGATGATGGCGATGATGATGTTCGGGTCGCCGAAGACCTGGGCGTCGTCCCAGGCCTCGGGAGCGTTGCTGTCAAAGCCGGCCCCGCCGCCGCCGGGACCCTGTCCGGTGTTGTTGTGGCCCCAGTTGTCCACATAGTATGGATCGCTGGGAATGTATTGCGGATAGGCGTAGTGCTCGAAACTTGCGTCTTCGATCCAGGGACTGGCCTTAAAAGCCGTCAGCGCTTCCTCCACCGCGGTGGTGCCGCTGAGGCGCACCAAAAACCAGCGGTCGAAGCCTTGCGCGGCTTCCCAGGCTTGGTTCTTCAAACGCCGGTGGGCGCGGATCACCGCCGTGCCGCCGGTTTCTGCCATTATCCGGTCCAGGTCGGCCAGGCCGAAACGGGGGTGTTCCTCCGCCAACTGCTGCGGCAGGTTGGACCGCTGCGCCGCGGCCAGGCTGAGTTTCACCTTTACAAGGTTCTGGGCATAGAGGGGACGCGCCCCGCTGCTGAAATATGGATCGGCCGCCGCCCGGAGGCCCCAGGCGAGGCAGAGGACGCTTATGACAAGGATTAATCGCTTCACTGCGCTGCTCCAAACAGTTTTTTGCTACACATATGCAAATCCCGTTCCCCTAACGTGATTATTTTTCAGTTCGCTCGGGCCAAACCCCGTATCAGCCAATGGCATAAACCGGTAAAAAACCCCTCGCCGGGGCGGGGTTTGGCGCCAATGCCCCCTGCTTGGTATCAAGCGGTGGACCAAGTTGGAGTTCAAGCCGGTGGAACCGGTTCAATTCCTTGCAGAAGAAGCCTTCCGGCTTGGACTTCAACGGAGCTGGGATTCCTATCTGTTTAAGATCCCCTGAAACGCTCAGGTGTCGCTTTGCACGCGGCTGAGGGCCTCAGCGAAGCTCATGCTGCCCAGGTCGCCCACGGTGTGCTGGCGCAGGGTGATCTGGCCGGATTCCTCTTCCTTTTTGCCGATCACGCACATGAAGGGGATCTTTTTGAGTTCGGCGTCGCGGATCTTGTAGCCGATCTTCTCGTTGCGGGGGTCCACTTCGCAGCGCAGGCCCCGCAGGCGGAAATCCTCCTCCAGTTTGCGGGCGAAGGGCATTTGCGCTTCGGTGATGGGCAGGATCATCATTTGCACGGGGGCCAGCCAGTGGGGCAGGTTGCCGGAGTGGTATTCCAGCAGGGTGGCGAAAAAGCGTTCCACGGAACCGAGGATGGCGCGATGCACCATGTAGGGGCGGTGCTGGGCGTTGTCGGCCCCGATATAGTGCATGTCAAAGCGGGTGGGTTCGTTGAAATCGAACTGGATGGTGCTGCACTGCCAGGCGCGTCCCAAAGCGTCCTTGATCTTGATGTCGATCTTGGGTCCGTAGAAAGCGCCGCCGCCGGCATCAACCTGATATTCCAGGCCGAGTTTTTCCAGCGAGGCGCGCAGGCTCGCGGTGGCCACGTCCCAATCGGCGGGATCGCCCACGGCCTCATCCGGCTTGGTGCTCAGGTAGATGAGGAAATCGCGGAAGCCGAAATGCTTCAGCATGTCCAGGGAAAAGACGATCAGTTTTTCCACCTCGGAGTCGAGCTGGTCCGGGGTGCAGATGATGTGGGCGTCGTCCTGGGTGAAGCCGCGCACCCGCATCAGGCCGTGCAGAACGCCAGAGCGTTCATAGCGGTAAACGGTGCCCAGTTCCGCCAGGCGAATGGGCAGCTCGCGGTAGCTGTGCAGGTTGCTGTTGTAGATGGCAATGTGGAATGGGCAGTTCATCGGTTTGATGTAATAATCCTGGCCTTCCACGTCCATGGCCGCGTACATGTTTTCCTTGTAAAAACCCAAGTGTCCGCTGGTCTCCCAGAGGTTGGCACGGCCCACGTGGGGGGTGTAAACCAGCTTGTAGCCGCGGCGCAGATGCTCTTCCTTCCAGTAAGCTTCGATCAGATGGCGGATCATGGCGCCGTTGGGATGCCAGAGCACAAGGCCAGGGCCGATGTCTTCATTGATGGAAAAGAGGTCAAGGTCCTTGCCCAGTTTGCGGTGGTCGCGCAGGGCGGCCTGCCTGAGAAATTCCAGATACCCATCCAGTTCCTTCAGGGTGGGAAAGCTGATCCCGTAGATGCGCTGGAGCATCTTGTTCTTTTCGTCGCCACGCCAGTAAGCGCCGGAGGATTTGAGCAGCTTGACGGCTTTGATCTTGCCGGTGTGGGGGATGTGCGGGCCGCGGCAGAGGTCGATGAAATCGCCCTGGGTGTAGGTGCTGATCACGTCTGTATCCGGGATCTCGCCCAGGATTTCCAGCTTGTAATCCTCGCCCATGTTGGCAAAGATCTCCATTGCCTCGGCTTTGGAGAGTTCTTTGCGGGCGTAGGGCAAGTTTTGTTTGGCGAGGAAGGCCATGCGCTCCTCGATCTGCTCCAGTTCCTCTTCGGTGAAGGGTTTGTCGCGGTCGAAATCGTAATAAAAACCCTGCTCGATGGCCGGGCCGATGGTCACCTTCACCTCGGGGAAGAGCTGTTTCACGGCCTGCGCCATCAGATGCGCGGTGCTGTGCCAGTAGATGTCTTTCCCGGCCTCTGTTTTGAAGGTGTGCAGCACCAGTTTGGCGTCGCGGTCGATGCTGTGGCCCAGATCCACCAAGACGCCGTCGAGTTCGGCGCAGATGGCGGCTTCGGCCAGCCTGGGGCTGATGTCTTCGGCCACCTGCAGGGCGCTCACGGGTTGCTCATAGAGTTTGGCAGAGCCGTCGGGCAAGGTAATTTTTATCGGCATGGTATCTCCAGCTGTTCTAATTTAAGTTTAACAAGGCAAGGCAGTTCAGGCAGGGATTTTTGTCAAGCGCGGCGTGCTTGGCGCAGCAGCCTCAGGGAGTTGAAGATCACGATCAGGGTAACGCCCACGTCCGCGATAATGGCTTCCCAGAGCCCGGAAATGCCACCCACGCCCAGGATCATCACCAGCGCTTTCACGCCCAGGGCGATGGCGATGTTTTGCGCCACCAGGGTTCCCGTCCGGCGGGAAATGCTGAAGGCGGCGGCCAGCTGTTCCGGCTTGTCGTTCAGCAGCACAATGTCGGCGGTTTCCACGGAGGCCTGGTTGCCAATGGCGCCCATGGCGATGCCGGCATCCGCGCGGGCCAGGGCCGGTGCGTCGTTCATGCCGTCACCCACATAGGCGGTTTTGCCCTGTCCGCGGCCCATGATCTCTTCCAGCCGCCCCAGTTTCTGTTCCGGCAGCAGTTCCGCGTGAAACTCGTCCAGGCCGGTCTCGCGGCTCACCTTGGCCGCTTTGTCCCGGCGGTCGCCGGAAAGCATCACGGTGCGCTCCACGCCTTGCTTTTTCAGCTCCGCGAGGGTGTCCGCAATGCCGGGTTTGAGGGTGTCGGAAAAGCTCACGCAACCCAGGTAGATGTCGTTTTTCACAGCGTGCACCGCACTGTGGGATTTTGCCGGGATGGGATCGATGAAGCCGTATTCCTGCAGAAAGGCTTCCGAGCCCGCCAGAATGCGGTCTTGGCCATACTGGAGCAGCACGCCGCGGCCGGGGTATTCGGAATAGGCATTTACCAGGGCGGGGTCGAAATCACCCTCGTAGGCGGCGCGGATGGCTTTGGCAAAGGGATGCGAGCTACTGTGTTCCGCCAGCCAGAGGCTGTGGACCAGTTCCATGGGTTCGCCGCCCTCGCGCACGAACACCTTTTCCACCTTCATCTCGCCGGTGGTGAGGGTGCCGGTTTTGTCGAAGACCACGGTCTTCACGCGGCGCAGCACATCAAGGAACTCGCTGCCCTTGAAGATGATGCCCTTTTTGGCCGCCACCCCGATGCCGATGTAGTAAGAAAGCGGGATGGAGATCACCAGCGCGCAGGGACAGGACACGATGAGGAACACCAGGCCGCGCCGGAACCAGACGGCAGCCGGATAACCCAGCAGAGTGGGGATGAGGAACACGAGGAAAGCCGCTCCCACCACCGCGGGAGTGTAGATCCGGGCGAAGCGGGTGATGAATTTTTCCTGCTGCGATTTGCGCGCGCCGGCGTTGTCGATCAGGTTCAGAATGCGGGTTACGGTGCTTTCCGCCTCGCTGCTGGCCACCTTGATCTCCAGTAGGCCGCTGTGGTTCAGGAATCCGGCGAAGATCTCCGCGCCAGGGTTCACGTAAAGTGGCTCCGCCTCGCCGGTGAGGGTGGAGGTGTCCACCGTGCTTTCGCCCTTCAGGATCACGCCGTCGAGAGGTACCCGTTCGCCGGGATTGACGATGATGGTGGCGCCCACCGGCACTTCGCCCAGGCGGGTTTCCACCACTCCAGCCGCGGTTTTGAGGTGAGCCCGGTCAGGTTTGAGCGACAGCATGCCGCGGATCGAACGGCGGGAATGCTCCACCGCGCGGGCTTCCAGCCACTGGCCAAATTCGTAGAGCACCATCACCGCTGCTGCCTCCACGTATTCGCCCAAACCCACCGCGCCGATGGTGGCGAGACTCATCAGCAGCTGCTCGGAGAACAGCTGTTTGGAAAGCAGGGATCGGGCGGCGTTGATCAGCACCTTATGCCCCGCCATAAGCCAGGCGGCCAGGCCCAGCCAGGGTTTCAGGGCGGAAGGCGCCAGCAGCGTAGCGATCATCAATAGCACCGCGCCGCCGAGGGTGAGCCAGAGGGCGGTGTTTCGCTTCGCGGTGGTTTCCGCGCCACTGAGGGTGATGGCCACGCCGGGTTCGATGGCGGCGGCGATGCCGTTCAGTTTTTGCAGGGGCTGGTCGATGGCGGAGTGATATCGCACGATCAGCCGGCGGTTCACAAAATCCAGATTGGCGCTGTGAACTTCAGGCAGGGCCTTGATCCCGGCTTCGATCTTGCCCGCGCAGCTGGCGCAGTCCAGATTTTGGATGTCGTATTCCTGCACGCTCATGTCTGCTGTCCCTCGCTGACGTGTTCCAGCGCGATGGCGAAGACCTTCTGCACGTGGTCGTCATCCAGCGAGTAATGGATGGTGGTGCCTTCCCGGCGGAACTTCACCAGCCGGTGCAGGCGCAGGGTTTTCAACTGATGCGATACCGCGGATTGCTGCAAGCCGACCAGTGAAGCCAGGTCCGCCACGCAAAACTCGCTCTGGGAAAGGAAATAGAGGATGCGCAGACGGGTGTTGTCGGCGAATACGGCGAAAAATTCGCTCAGGTAGCCGGTGGTCTGCTCATCCGGCAAACCGCCCTTGATGCGGTCCAGTTCAGCATTGGAAAAGTCTTTGAATGTATGTTTGGCATCCATGTGATCCTCTCATATATGAGTATGTGTTCATATATTGGAGAAGTGCCCAGGATGTCAAGGACTTTTTTCGCGTGAAAAGTCAGCGTGTTGCCGCGGCATGGCGCAGCTTCCCAAAGCCGCGGGTTCGTGCAATCGCATTTTCATGGGGATTTGCGGATTCCCATCATTTCCCACCCGGCCCCAAACCCGCGTCATTTCTCGGCTTAGCGGCGGGATCCAGCCCTGGGGGGGGGGGGATTACCTTACCAGAGTTTCAGGACCTTGCTTTGGCTGACCTTGCCTTCAAAGCTGGCCCGCAGAAGATACACGCCGCTGGAGACAGCCTGGCCATGATCGTCGCGGCCGTCCCAAGCGAAATCAATTTTGCCGGCGGTGATGCTTCCGGCAAAGATGACGCGCACTTTCTGACCGCGGAGGTTGTACACGGCGATTTGCAGATTGCCCGCTTTCCCAGTCTGGCAGGAAAATTCCGTTTTGTTGCGGAAGGGATTGGGCCGGGTGACGCTGAGTTCAAACAGGGGTGTCACGGACCCTGGGTTCGCCGCGGAACTGCCTGCGGGCACGATCTTTTGCAGCTGCAGGCTGTCACTGTACTCTGAATCCTGAGCCACGGCCGCCGCCAGGAGCAGGGTGTCGCCAGAGCGGGCGCAGGCGAGTCTGGACTCACTCACATATTGGTTGAATACCGTATTGTTGGCTGGCGTGACCCACTGTCCCTGGGCATCGATAAGATCGTATTTCAGACTTAGGAACTGCGAGGTCAGCAGCAGCGCGTTGCCGTCGGAAAGAGCATCCAGGCGGTACAAGTCACTTCCCGGGTAGTGGGGAACCGGAACTACAGGAGTCAGGGTGTCCGCCAGCAGGTTTCCGCTGGGGGAGAAGCGGCGCAGACGGTATCCGTAAACGCTTCCGTTGCCGGTGAGCCAATAGTTCTCGCCCACCCCGATATCGTAGCCGTAGGTGGTCAGGAAAAAGGGATCACCCTCATCCTCGTCCACTACTCCGGGTGTCGGGATCAGAAGTTCGCCATTGGGCCCCACCACCTGCTGGACGTGCCGTAGGTCCCAGTATTCAAAGGAGGGATGCACTTCGTAGGCTTCGTGCCACCTGCAGTGCAGGTTTTCGCCAAACAGCCTGAAACTGAATGATCCAAGGTGGTACGGTGCGGCGCGTTGCGATACTTGATTGCCCCAGGCGTTGAAACCCGGGGCGGGGTTGCCGTCCTGGTCGAGCTTCAGCACGAACAGCTGCTGGATGGGATCCAGGTTCCAGGCCAGGTAAGGGCCCAGAGACGAAAAGTACTCAGTCCCGGAATTGTAATGTTGCGGATGAGGAGTGACGAGCTGCAATCCCTCCGCGGGCCAGACAGCTGCCCCGTCCACGATCTTCTGCCCCCAGATGCGGTGGAGGTAGGAACCCACCTCCTTGGCATAAGCGATGATGAAAGCGCCATCAATATACATGGCCCTCGCCCAACTACCGATCCCGCTGAGGCTGAGAGGTTCCGTGCCCCAAAGCGGCTGGGCTTGGGAGGAAAACAGCTGGACTTTGTAATCGCCGGCCACATGGTCGTACCAGCCCACAAAGATCTCTCCGCCCGGAGTAACCACCACGCTGGGGTGCGGGGGGTTATTGGAGGTTAAACAGTCGGAACTCAGCGGCACACCTTCCGGCCTGAATTTGAGCGATCCGTCCGGCAATACGGTCTGCATCCGG
It contains:
- a CDS encoding T9SS type A sorting domain-containing protein; translation: MKANASILILWAAILGLNAGLAWLEPVLVAQDQNTQYSVSAVRGLQDETVVVWLQRPNGNGRYQIRMQTVLPDGSLKFRPEGVPLSSDCLTSNNPPHPSVVVTPGGEIFVGWYDHVAGDYKVQLFSSQAQPLWGTEPLSLSGIGSWARAMYIDGAFIIAYAKEVGSYLHRIWGQKIVDGAAVWPAEGLQLVTPHPQHYNSGTEYFSSLGPYLAWNLDPIQQLFVLKLDQDGNPAPGFNAWGNQVSQRAAPYHLGSFSFRLFGENLHCRWHEAYEVHPSFEYWDLRHVQQVVGPNGELLIPTPGVVDEDEGDPFFLTTYGYDIGVGENYWLTGNGSVYGYRLRRFSPSGNLLADTLTPVVPVPHYPGSDLYRLDALSDGNALLLTSQFLSLKYDLIDAQGQWVTPANNTVFNQYVSESRLACARSGDTLLLAAAVAQDSEYSDSLQLQKIVPAGSSAANPGSVTPLFELSVTRPNPFRNKTEFSCQTGKAGNLQIAVYNLRGQKVRVIFAGSITAGKIDFAWDGRDDHGQAVSSGVYLLRASFEGKVSQSKVLKLW
- the thrS gene encoding threonine--tRNA ligase — protein: MPIKITLPDGSAKLYEQPVSALQVAEDISPRLAEAAICAELDGVLVDLGHSIDRDAKLVLHTFKTEAGKDIYWHSTAHLMAQAVKQLFPEVKVTIGPAIEQGFYYDFDRDKPFTEEELEQIEERMAFLAKQNLPYARKELSKAEAMEIFANMGEDYKLEILGEIPDTDVISTYTQGDFIDLCRGPHIPHTGKIKAVKLLKSSGAYWRGDEKNKMLQRIYGISFPTLKELDGYLEFLRQAALRDHRKLGKDLDLFSINEDIGPGLVLWHPNGAMIRHLIEAYWKEEHLRRGYKLVYTPHVGRANLWETSGHLGFYKENMYAAMDVEGQDYYIKPMNCPFHIAIYNSNLHSYRELPIRLAELGTVYRYERSGVLHGLMRVRGFTQDDAHIICTPDQLDSEVEKLIVFSLDMLKHFGFRDFLIYLSTKPDEAVGDPADWDVATASLRASLEKLGLEYQVDAGGGAFYGPKIDIKIKDALGRAWQCSTIQFDFNEPTRFDMHYIGADNAQHRPYMVHRAILGSVERFFATLLEYHSGNLPHWLAPVQMMILPITEAQMPFARKLEEDFRLRGLRCEVDPRNEKIGYKIRDAELKKIPFMCVIGKKEEESGQITLRQHTVGDLGSMSFAEALSRVQSDT
- the cadA gene encoding cadmium-translocating P-type ATPase yields the protein MSVQEYDIQNLDCASCAGKIEAGIKALPEVHSANLDFVNRRLIVRYHSAIDQPLQKLNGIAAAIEPGVAITLSGAETTAKRNTALWLTLGGAVLLMIATLLAPSALKPWLGLAAWLMAGHKVLINAARSLLSKQLFSEQLLMSLATIGAVGLGEYVEAAAVMVLYEFGQWLEARAVEHSRRSIRGMLSLKPDRAHLKTAAGVVETRLGEVPVGATIIVNPGERVPLDGVILKGESTVDTSTLTGEAEPLYVNPGAEIFAGFLNHSGLLEIKVASSEAESTVTRILNLIDNAGARKSQQEKFITRFARIYTPAVVGAAFLVFLIPTLLGYPAAVWFRRGLVFLIVSCPCALVISIPLSYYIGIGVAAKKGIIFKGSEFLDVLRRVKTVVFDKTGTLTTGEMKVEKVFVREGGEPMELVHSLWLAEHSSSHPFAKAIRAAYEGDFDPALVNAYSEYPGRGVLLQYGQDRILAGSEAFLQEYGFIDPIPAKSHSAVHAVKNDIYLGCVSFSDTLKPGIADTLAELKKQGVERTVMLSGDRRDKAAKVSRETGLDEFHAELLPEQKLGRLEEIMGRGQGKTAYVGDGMNDAPALARADAGIAMGAIGNQASVETADIVLLNDKPEQLAAAFSISRRTGTLVAQNIAIALGVKALVMILGVGGISGLWEAIIADVGVTLIVIFNSLRLLRQARRA
- a CDS encoding metalloregulator ArsR/SmtB family transcription factor → MDAKHTFKDFSNAELDRIKGGLPDEQTTGYLSEFFAVFADNTRLRILYFLSQSEFCVADLASLVGLQQSAVSHQLKTLRLHRLVKFRREGTTIHYSLDDDHVQKVFAIALEHVSEGQQT
- a CDS encoding S8 family serine peptidase, with product MKRLILVISVLCLAWGLRAAADPYFSSGARPLYAQNLVKVKLSLAAAQRSNLPQQLAEEHPRFGLADLDRIMAETGGTAVIRAHRRLKNQAWEAAQGFDRWFLVRLSGTTAVEEALTAFKASPWIEDASFEHYAYPQYIPSDPYYVDNWGHNNTGQGPGGGGAGFDSNAPEAWDDAQVFGDPNIIIAIIDSGVNYNHADLNDNCLPGWDYGANDNDPSDTNGHGTQCAGVAAGETNNGIGVAGVAGGCSIMPLKVMNNSGGMTFTSITNAITHAADNGAHVISMSLGAEDGADEGDNPASDAALYYAYNEGCVIFAATANSNTSSIAYPSNHTAVISVGAASPTGQRKSTTSSDGQNWWGSNYGVNVQDDPKAVDIMAATILPATTRTGGYSTNFNGTSCATPYAAGVAGLILSKDSGLTPDQVRLTIVNNATDMTIDGGPGWDRYTGYGMINASAALASIAPGMPSCVITAPANNSVHSLGSTIQVSVNANDSDGFISHVNFYLDDNPSPDFTDATAPYAWDWSTAGLASGEHTISAVAYDNLSNSRSFSINVVLLQAANEGFESGLFDLYPWQNPSSGPWTVQSETVYSGSHAARSGLITHLQESVLSLTLTVVEAGTVSFFSMVSSEPNYDYLRFYIDGVQQDQWSGLLNWDFHSYPVAAGTRIFTWSYVKDQGVSTGSDCAWLDHISFPAHNAPPFAPSGLSATAVSPSRVVLNWTDNSSDETEFYVERSTGGYWALVNWAGPDVTSAEDIGLDPATSYNYRVRAANTNGNSNYSNVALAVTLGNDCPDNVTATQQANWVNLSWSAPLSGADAYQVWRYEVINNQPANGVLITPANVAETAYTDPDWYLLNPGEYLWQVKAVAGAAVSAGSHSNSLAKATNGVIVGTVTDLSGNPLAIATVATGTVSALTNACGVYTLSVVPETYTLTASHPDYESVSLADVAVSSDLQTQADFQLPLYTVATPTFNPEPGSYTGSVDVVLSSATPEAVIRFTLDGSEPCLQSQIYSAPIRLETSSTVRAKAFKLNCTPSAIADAFYEITVSADDPSAPAVGGIQGVWPNPFSASASISLYLKDSSRAYSLDIYNIRGELVHRYQGREKGFQDLVWDAKDSRGRRLAAGVYLIRFEQGDLRQTRKLVLK